The Pseudarthrobacter sp. NS4 genome includes a window with the following:
- the glmS gene encoding glutamine--fructose-6-phosphate transaminase (isomerizing), whose amino-acid sequence MCGIVGYVGRRVDGVVAGHSALDVVLEGLRRLEYRGYDSAGVAVVSEGSIESRKKSGKLSNLIAELEARPLPETVTGIGHTRWATHGGPTDRNAHPHLADGGRLAVIHNGIIENFAELKLELLDKGVEFLSETDTEVAAALLGDIFRNKLGGDISEGGLTRAMELACQRLEGAFTLLAVHADQPDVVVAARRNSPLVVGLGEGENFLGSDVSGFIDYTRRAVELGQDQIVTITAETVEITDFFGNPAEGKEYHVDWDPASAEKGGFSSFMEKEIHDQPDAVAQTLLGRSDLNGKLTLDEVRIDPELLKQVNKIIVLACGTAAYAGTVAKYAIENWCRIPTEVELAHEFRYRDPILDANTLVVSISQSGETMDTLMAVRYAREQGAKTISICNTNGSTIPRESDAVLYTHAGPEIAVASTKAFLAQITAAYLLGMYLAQLRGNIFSGQIKDVLADLNKIPAKIQKILDNAGPLRELARSMANETSVLFLGRHVGYPVALEGALKLKEIAYIHAEGFAAGELKHGPIALIDEGQPVFVVVPSPRGRDSLHAKVVSNIQEVRARGARTLVIAEEGDEAVKAYAERVFYVPETPTLLMPLLTTVPLQIFAAELAAAKGYDVDQPRNLAKSVTVE is encoded by the coding sequence ATGTGTGGAATCGTGGGTTATGTGGGCCGTCGGGTTGACGGTGTTGTTGCCGGTCACAGTGCTTTGGATGTTGTGCTGGAGGGGTTGCGCCGGTTGGAGTACCGGGGTTATGACTCCGCCGGGGTGGCGGTGGTGTCTGAAGGTTCGATTGAGTCGCGGAAGAAGTCGGGGAAGCTGAGCAATCTGATTGCCGAGCTGGAGGCCCGGCCGTTGCCGGAGACGGTGACGGGTATCGGCCATACCCGGTGGGCGACCCATGGCGGGCCGACGGACCGGAACGCGCACCCGCACCTGGCTGATGGGGGCAGGCTCGCGGTGATTCATAACGGCATCATTGAAAACTTTGCCGAGTTGAAGCTTGAGCTGCTGGATAAGGGCGTGGAGTTCCTGTCCGAGACGGACACCGAGGTGGCTGCTGCGCTGCTGGGGGATATTTTCCGGAACAAGCTGGGCGGGGACATCTCCGAGGGCGGTCTGACCCGGGCGATGGAACTGGCCTGCCAGCGCCTGGAGGGTGCTTTCACGCTGCTGGCGGTTCACGCCGACCAGCCCGACGTCGTCGTCGCCGCGCGCCGGAATTCTCCGCTGGTGGTGGGCCTGGGGGAGGGGGAGAACTTCCTGGGCTCGGACGTGTCCGGGTTCATTGATTACACCCGCCGTGCGGTGGAGCTGGGCCAGGACCAGATCGTGACGATCACCGCGGAGACGGTGGAGATCACCGATTTCTTCGGCAACCCGGCCGAGGGCAAGGAATACCATGTGGACTGGGATCCGGCCTCGGCGGAAAAGGGTGGTTTCAGTTCGTTCATGGAGAAGGAAATCCATGACCAGCCTGACGCGGTGGCGCAGACCCTGCTGGGCCGTTCGGACCTTAACGGCAAGCTGACCCTGGATGAGGTCCGGATCGATCCGGAGTTGTTGAAGCAGGTCAACAAGATCATCGTGCTGGCCTGCGGCACCGCCGCGTACGCCGGGACGGTGGCGAAGTACGCGATCGAGAACTGGTGCCGGATCCCCACCGAGGTCGAACTCGCGCACGAGTTCCGTTACCGTGACCCGATCCTGGATGCGAACACCCTGGTGGTGTCCATCAGCCAGTCGGGTGAAACGATGGACACCCTGATGGCTGTCCGGTACGCGAGGGAGCAGGGCGCGAAGACCATCTCGATCTGTAACACCAACGGCTCGACCATCCCGCGTGAATCCGATGCCGTGCTGTACACCCATGCCGGGCCGGAAATCGCGGTGGCCTCCACCAAGGCGTTCCTGGCCCAGATCACCGCGGCGTACCTGCTGGGGATGTACCTGGCGCAGCTGCGCGGGAACATTTTCTCCGGTCAGATCAAGGACGTGTTGGCGGATCTGAACAAGATCCCGGCGAAGATCCAGAAAATCCTGGACAACGCCGGCCCGCTGCGCGAGCTCGCCAGGAGCATGGCCAACGAAACATCCGTGCTGTTCCTGGGCCGGCACGTGGGCTACCCGGTGGCCCTGGAGGGTGCGTTGAAGCTGAAGGAAATCGCGTACATCCATGCCGAGGGCTTCGCCGCCGGTGAGCTCAAGCACGGCCCGATCGCGCTGATCGATGAGGGCCAGCCGGTGTTCGTGGTGGTCCCGTCCCCGCGCGGGAGGGATTCCCTGCACGCCAAGGTGGTCTCCAACATCCAGGAAGTCCGCGCCCGCGGCGCCCGCACCCTGGTCATTGCCGAGGAAGGCGACGAAGCCGTCAAGGCCTACGCCGAGCGCGTCTTCTACGTCCCCGAAACCCCCACCCTGTTGATGCCGCTGCTGACCACCGTCCCGCTGCAGATCTTCGCCGCCGAACTCGCCGCCGCAAAGGGCTACGACGTGGACCAGCCACGCAACCTCGCCAAAAGCGTCACCGTAGAGTAG
- a CDS encoding UDP-phosphate glycosyltransferase gives MTIYISLNGQHIDASWLLTICLLAAVFASVVGAVEDLWGLRATLRFLSQLGIGITSSAFLVALTGAEWWWIVFGAFAFATYTNAANFMDGINGISALHGLVVGTIFVLLGARSDQDWLLVGGVLIAAVFTAFLPWNLMGGRMFLGDAGSYLLGASIATIAIAALLTGINPISVAGPLIIYISDVASTLIRRIRAGENWAEAHRSHVYQRLTDQSLSHITVSSIVSVFSLIAGMVGLLALGGGLIESATAVILLLALTVGYLLMPMTIRRHLRHKMPEVN, from the coding sequence ATGACTATCTACATCTCGCTTAACGGACAGCACATCGACGCGAGTTGGCTGCTGACGATATGCCTCTTAGCTGCCGTGTTCGCGTCTGTTGTAGGAGCTGTGGAGGACCTGTGGGGATTGAGAGCTACTTTGCGCTTTCTATCCCAGCTTGGGATTGGAATCACCTCGAGCGCGTTCCTTGTGGCGCTTACGGGGGCGGAATGGTGGTGGATCGTTTTCGGCGCATTTGCATTTGCCACCTACACTAATGCTGCAAATTTCATGGACGGAATAAACGGTATCTCGGCTCTACATGGGCTAGTCGTCGGTACAATATTTGTTTTATTGGGGGCACGGTCGGATCAAGATTGGCTCTTGGTGGGGGGAGTACTCATTGCCGCAGTTTTTACTGCCTTCCTTCCTTGGAACCTCATGGGTGGCAGGATGTTCTTGGGCGATGCCGGGAGTTACCTGCTGGGAGCTTCGATAGCCACCATTGCCATCGCTGCATTGCTCACCGGAATAAATCCAATCTCAGTCGCGGGTCCCTTAATTATTTATATATCCGATGTAGCTAGCACGTTAATTAGGCGCATCCGCGCCGGTGAGAATTGGGCGGAAGCGCATCGAAGTCACGTATATCAGCGCCTGACCGATCAATCTCTATCACACATAACTGTCTCCTCAATAGTGAGTGTTTTCAGCTTGATCGCCGGGATGGTTGGTCTCCTGGCTCTCGGTGGGGGACTGATTGAGTCAGCTACTGCAGTAATCCTTTTGCTTGCTTTGACCGTCGGGTATCTGCTGATGCCTATGACGATTAGACGACATCTGCGTCACAAGATGCCTGAAGTTAATTAA
- a CDS encoding Lrp/AsnC family transcriptional regulator gives MATRDAGTEPVPLDDIDRRIISELTRDGRMSVTQVAENVHISRAHAYTRIARLTGEGVLSRFTALVDPIKAGLRSSAYVTLKLKQDSWRELRDQLGAIPEVHHIALVGGDFDVILLVRAVDNIDLRRVIFDQLQSMPGVLDTQTFLVFEDVDTR, from the coding sequence TTGGCTACCAGGGATGCCGGGACGGAGCCCGTTCCGCTGGACGACATCGACCGCAGGATCATCTCGGAGCTGACCCGGGACGGCCGCATGTCCGTTACGCAGGTGGCCGAGAACGTCCACATCTCGCGGGCGCATGCGTACACCCGGATTGCCAGGCTCACCGGCGAGGGGGTGCTGTCCAGGTTCACGGCGCTCGTGGATCCGATCAAGGCCGGGCTCCGCTCATCCGCCTACGTGACCTTGAAACTGAAGCAGGACTCCTGGCGCGAACTTCGCGACCAGCTGGGAGCCATCCCGGAGGTGCACCACATCGCCCTGGTGGGCGGCGACTTCGACGTGATCCTTCTCGTCCGCGCCGTGGACAACATAGACCTGCGGCGGGTCATCTTCGACCAGCTGCAGTCCATGCCCGGCGTGCTAGATACGCAGACGTTCCTTGTATTTGAGGACGTAGACACTCGCTGA
- a CDS encoding MinD/ParA family ATP-binding protein: MPDPEDQNARAHADDTGQPLPRRRRDVRRADGELTDVRTGTMPAVTPSPSSTPDAGNLTTRRASWAEAAAAADAAKPATRVPVPTRAPAFTPVPAQVEEQDAITFVPNSPEVETASAPSSAPVETAAFRRARPTMAEVIADTPMSDFISSPGLFVKEQKPRPVGGFRGAIYNMTGGAWNMGPGAKQRQEEELGRRISRQLQGSYNTAVLSLKGGIGKTSTTVGVGLTLAEFRGDAPCAIDANPDSGDLVERALGEGIYQQSSPRTISDLLRNIDSVDSLTALARYMHHAGRLHLIAGEQDPEVSDSLTAEEYLRIRKLIAAYYSVALTDCGTGVTHNAMSGILQSADNLVIAAGYAVSGAKRARSTLHWLASHGYEDLARNAIVVITDKDEVSSRVDKDAIEEHLAGICRELIAVPHDRGVADGDLVTLDVLKPETRRAYKEIAAAIVDGYR, from the coding sequence ATGCCCGATCCGGAGGATCAGAACGCACGCGCCCATGCAGACGATACAGGGCAGCCGCTGCCGCGCCGACGCCGCGACGTTCGTCGCGCCGACGGTGAGCTGACGGATGTCCGGACAGGAACCATGCCAGCTGTAACTCCCAGCCCATCCAGCACGCCCGACGCGGGAAACCTGACAACGCGCCGGGCCTCCTGGGCGGAGGCGGCCGCCGCAGCCGATGCCGCAAAGCCTGCTACTCGCGTTCCGGTTCCCACCCGGGCGCCGGCCTTCACGCCGGTACCGGCGCAAGTGGAGGAGCAGGACGCCATCACCTTCGTCCCCAATTCGCCTGAGGTGGAAACCGCTTCGGCGCCGTCGTCTGCCCCTGTTGAAACGGCTGCGTTCCGCCGGGCCCGGCCGACCATGGCCGAGGTCATTGCCGACACACCCATGTCGGACTTCATCAGCTCACCAGGTCTCTTCGTGAAGGAACAGAAGCCGAGGCCGGTCGGGGGTTTCCGTGGCGCCATCTATAACATGACCGGCGGTGCCTGGAATATGGGACCGGGTGCAAAGCAGCGTCAGGAAGAAGAACTGGGGCGCCGCATTTCACGCCAGCTGCAGGGCAGCTACAATACCGCCGTACTGAGCCTCAAAGGCGGCATCGGCAAGACCTCCACCACTGTGGGAGTAGGCCTCACGCTGGCTGAATTCCGGGGTGATGCGCCCTGCGCCATCGATGCGAACCCGGATTCGGGCGACTTGGTGGAGCGGGCTCTGGGCGAGGGCATCTACCAGCAGTCCAGTCCGCGGACCATCTCGGACCTGCTCCGGAACATCGACTCCGTTGATTCCCTAACAGCCCTCGCCCGATACATGCACCATGCGGGCAGGCTGCATTTGATTGCAGGAGAGCAGGACCCGGAGGTCTCTGACTCGCTGACTGCCGAAGAGTACCTGCGGATCCGCAAGCTCATCGCCGCCTACTACTCCGTGGCCCTGACTGACTGCGGCACCGGCGTCACGCACAACGCGATGAGCGGAATACTGCAGTCCGCGGACAACCTCGTAATTGCCGCTGGCTACGCAGTCAGCGGAGCCAAGCGTGCCCGCAGCACCCTGCATTGGCTGGCGAGCCACGGGTACGAGGACCTGGCCCGGAACGCGATCGTGGTGATTACGGACAAGGACGAGGTTTCTTCGCGCGTGGACAAGGACGCAATCGAGGAGCACCTTGCTGGCATCTGCCGTGAACTCATCGCCGTTCCGCATGACCGCGGTGTGGCCGACGGTGATCTGGTGACCTTGGATGTTCTGAAACCTGAGACCCGCCGCGCCTACAAAGAGATCGCCGCGGCGATTGTGGACGGGTACCGGTAA
- a CDS encoding glycosyltransferase family 4 protein produces MKVGMLTQWFDPETGPAALPGVFAREMIRQGNEVSVLTGFPNYPQGRLYDGYSQRPRSTRTEGGTRVTRVPLYASHDSSGLGRAVNYSSFALSAAILGARTLSNTDAVWVYNSPVSVALPLMTETRLGRKPYFLHVQDLWPDSLINSKMVPRGLLGQMISRRISSVVRLMENRAAYIGVISPSVRSLILERNPDVDPSRIVYVPNPTDETIFLPEVTEDTGSHRHLWQSSFSVMYMGAVGEAQGLDTVLEAAKLFAPSDNVRIVIVGDGTAKRRLQERVTTERISSVVFHDRIPKAQVPSMMASANVQLVSLANDDFLRFTTPSKISSIMASGLPIIGQLAGDGAALIRDAGAGVAVDPGDATGLAEAVLRLSRSGQGALSSYGKSGLSYYESNLSAHVTTGRILTALRSAIGT; encoded by the coding sequence ATGAAAGTCGGAATGCTCACTCAGTGGTTTGACCCTGAAACGGGACCTGCTGCGCTTCCTGGCGTCTTCGCACGCGAGATGATCCGCCAAGGCAATGAGGTTTCGGTCCTAACGGGGTTTCCCAACTACCCGCAGGGGCGCCTTTACGATGGCTATAGCCAGCGTCCGCGCAGCACGCGGACAGAAGGCGGAACCAGAGTAACGAGGGTTCCGCTATACGCAAGCCATGACTCGTCAGGATTGGGCCGTGCAGTCAACTACTCAAGCTTCGCATTGTCCGCTGCAATTTTAGGGGCACGCACATTGTCCAATACGGATGCAGTGTGGGTGTATAACTCTCCTGTGAGTGTGGCTTTGCCACTCATGACCGAGACGAGGCTGGGGAGAAAGCCATATTTCCTGCACGTGCAAGACCTTTGGCCGGACTCGCTGATAAACAGCAAGATGGTTCCTCGAGGATTATTGGGCCAAATGATCAGCAGACGAATCAGTTCGGTCGTCCGGCTGATGGAAAATCGTGCTGCGTACATAGGCGTGATTTCGCCATCGGTGCGAAGCCTCATCTTGGAACGTAATCCCGATGTGGACCCTTCCAGGATCGTCTATGTGCCGAATCCAACGGACGAAACGATCTTCTTGCCGGAGGTAACCGAAGACACCGGGAGCCACCGACACCTCTGGCAAAGCAGTTTTAGTGTTATGTACATGGGGGCGGTCGGAGAAGCTCAGGGACTGGACACGGTACTGGAGGCAGCAAAGCTCTTTGCCCCCAGTGATAATGTTCGGATTGTCATCGTGGGAGACGGCACCGCAAAGCGACGGCTGCAGGAGCGAGTTACGACTGAACGTATTTCAAGTGTGGTCTTCCACGACCGTATCCCAAAGGCGCAAGTTCCCTCAATGATGGCCTCTGCTAATGTACAACTTGTTTCCCTCGCTAACGATGACTTTCTTCGCTTCACTACTCCCAGCAAGATTTCGTCGATCATGGCATCAGGGCTGCCGATCATAGGGCAGCTCGCCGGCGATGGAGCTGCGCTGATACGAGATGCAGGTGCGGGCGTGGCAGTTGACCCGGGTGATGCTACTGGACTTGCTGAGGCCGTCTTGCGGCTATCGAGGTCAGGCCAGGGCGCTTTGTCATCGTACGGCAAGTCTGGGCTTAGCTACTACGAGAGTAACCTCTCTGCACACGTTACAACTGGAAGAATTCTGACCGCTTTGCGCTCAGCTATCGGAACTTAA
- the wecB gene encoding non-hydrolyzing UDP-N-acetylglucosamine 2-epimerase: protein MPTVMSIFGTRPEAIKMAPIVGALKRSHALDSVVTVTGQHREMLDQVNELFDVVPDYDLNILEQRQSLSGIMTRTMDGLEKLFTASKPDAVIVQGDTTTSTAAAIAAFYHGIPIVHVEAGLRSGNLLSPFPEEANRKLTSQLASLHLAPTSESRSNLVAEGVSSSAIVVTGNTVIDALLDSVGKQASFSDPRLEAVAESGRRILLVTTHRRENQGNAMQGVGRALARIADRERDLVIVLPAHKNPVVREALLPALSGKANVLVTEPLGYGEFTRLLSIAHIVLTDSGGVQEEAPSLGKPVLVMRENTERPEAVEAGTVKLIGTDENTIVEEVNILLHDEDHFARMANAVNPYGDGKAAERSIAAIAHLLNVGDRVADFEPAPYLRR from the coding sequence ATGCCCACTGTTATGTCGATCTTCGGTACACGACCCGAGGCCATCAAAATGGCTCCGATCGTAGGCGCGCTCAAGCGTTCCCACGCCCTTGATTCAGTAGTAACCGTCACGGGGCAGCATCGCGAGATGCTGGATCAAGTGAACGAACTTTTTGACGTGGTTCCGGACTACGACCTGAACATTTTGGAGCAGCGTCAGTCTCTTTCCGGGATAATGACCCGAACCATGGACGGACTAGAAAAACTTTTTACTGCTTCCAAGCCTGATGCCGTTATCGTGCAAGGCGACACTACGACTTCCACGGCAGCAGCTATAGCTGCCTTTTATCATGGGATTCCAATAGTTCACGTTGAGGCAGGCTTACGGAGTGGGAACCTTCTTTCTCCGTTTCCGGAGGAAGCAAACCGAAAGCTGACAAGCCAACTCGCTAGTCTGCATTTGGCCCCTACGTCTGAAAGTAGGTCCAACTTGGTTGCCGAGGGGGTCAGCTCAAGTGCAATTGTCGTGACCGGTAACACTGTTATTGATGCTCTGCTCGACAGCGTGGGCAAGCAAGCTTCCTTTTCTGACCCTCGCTTAGAGGCAGTTGCAGAAAGCGGGCGACGTATCCTGTTGGTCACTACCCATCGACGGGAGAACCAAGGTAACGCGATGCAGGGCGTAGGACGAGCCTTGGCACGAATCGCTGACAGAGAACGCGATCTGGTTATCGTACTCCCGGCCCACAAGAATCCGGTGGTGCGGGAAGCGTTGCTGCCCGCATTGTCTGGCAAGGCTAACGTCCTTGTGACTGAACCCCTGGGGTACGGCGAATTTACGCGACTCCTGTCAATCGCGCACATTGTTCTGACCGACTCCGGTGGAGTTCAAGAAGAAGCCCCTAGCCTGGGAAAGCCAGTGCTAGTAATGCGAGAGAACACCGAACGTCCTGAAGCGGTGGAAGCCGGAACGGTAAAACTCATAGGCACCGATGAGAACACGATCGTCGAAGAAGTAAATATACTACTTCATGATGAGGATCATTTTGCTCGGATGGCCAATGCTGTCAATCCGTATGGTGATGGGAAGGCTGCTGAAAGATCAATCGCAGCTATTGCCCATTTGTTGAATGTGGGGGACCGCGTTGCCGATTTTGAACCAGCTCCGTATTTACGGCGATAA
- a CDS encoding alpha-ketoacid dehydrogenase subunit beta — protein sequence MSPTITTSSEANGNVSAATARAAASAAATAEASGPQPVTMAKALNTALADAMHADSSVLVFGEDVGTLGGVFRITDGLTATFGEQRCFDTPLAESGIVGMALGMAINGMRPVIEMQFDAFAYPAFEQIFSHVAKMHNRTRGAVKLPMVIRVPYGGGIGGVEHHCDSSESYYAHTAGLKVFTPATVADGYRMLREAIDSDDPVVFMEPKKLYWSKDMVDLDELRSAHSSAARAGQSSEGRAAVARPGTDATLIAYGPSVPTALAAAEAAALEGRSLEVIDVRTIVPFDDETVCESVRRTGRAVVIAEAHGFASVSSEIVARVQERCFHYLAAPIRRVTGFDIPYPAPKLEKYYLPGVDRILDAVDDLQWEN from the coding sequence GTGAGCCCCACCATCACCACCTCGTCCGAGGCCAACGGCAACGTCAGCGCCGCCACCGCCCGCGCAGCCGCCTCCGCCGCCGCTACCGCCGAAGCTTCCGGCCCCCAGCCGGTCACCATGGCCAAGGCCCTCAACACCGCACTGGCCGACGCCATGCACGCTGATTCCTCCGTCCTGGTGTTCGGCGAGGACGTCGGGACGCTGGGCGGGGTCTTCCGCATCACCGACGGGCTCACCGCGACCTTCGGCGAGCAGCGCTGCTTCGATACTCCGCTGGCCGAGTCCGGAATTGTGGGCATGGCGCTGGGCATGGCCATCAACGGGATGCGCCCCGTGATCGAGATGCAGTTCGACGCGTTCGCCTACCCGGCGTTCGAGCAGATCTTCAGCCACGTGGCCAAGATGCACAACCGCACCAGGGGCGCCGTGAAACTGCCGATGGTGATCCGGGTTCCCTACGGCGGCGGCATCGGGGGAGTGGAGCACCACTGCGATTCCTCCGAGTCCTACTACGCCCATACCGCCGGCCTGAAGGTCTTCACCCCGGCCACCGTGGCGGACGGGTACCGGATGCTCCGCGAAGCCATCGACTCGGACGACCCCGTGGTCTTCATGGAGCCCAAGAAGCTGTACTGGTCCAAGGACATGGTGGACCTGGACGAGCTCCGTTCCGCCCACTCTTCCGCTGCCCGGGCGGGGCAGTCCTCGGAAGGCCGGGCCGCCGTCGCCCGTCCCGGCACCGACGCGACGTTGATCGCCTACGGGCCCTCCGTCCCGACGGCGCTCGCCGCTGCCGAGGCCGCCGCCCTGGAAGGGCGCTCGCTGGAAGTCATCGACGTGCGCACCATTGTCCCGTTCGACGACGAGACGGTGTGTGAGTCCGTGCGGCGGACAGGCCGGGCCGTGGTGATCGCCGAAGCCCATGGGTTCGCCTCCGTGTCCTCGGAGATCGTGGCCCGGGTCCAGGAACGCTGCTTCCACTACCTGGCCGCCCCCATCCGCCGCGTCACCGGATTCGACATCCCCTATCCGGCACCGAAACTAGAGAAGTACTACCTGCCCGGCGTGGACCGCATCCTCGACGCCGTCGACGACCTGCAGTGGGAGAACTGA
- a CDS encoding NAD-dependent epimerase/dehydratase family protein, translated as MSLYINPRDSAQRWVIFGSSGFVGRHLSAELESQKARVVRLRAPRLEAPGGLLLPDYVARLAMFKKEVEELSEQLLPGDIVINAAGLAEPGSAATPQLFGANALLPGVLALAAKKSRVLHYVHLSSAAVQGNASVLDASPTTHPFSPYSRSKALGESVVSAVSGNLATTIVRATSVQGSDRKTTKNLQAVARSPFACVAAPGTQPTSVSSIDGLVDFVIRTAFSPDGLLRIQLQPWEGGTVSSVLAAASGGKQPLVLPAGLCRSVLFVGRNLSRVLGGQLSGHIRRLELMWFGQAQDGTLSANCGMTDSLVRALSGSSIREPNWRDS; from the coding sequence TTGAGTCTGTACATCAATCCAAGAGACTCCGCCCAGCGTTGGGTTATTTTCGGTTCGAGCGGATTCGTTGGGCGTCATCTGAGCGCCGAGCTCGAAAGCCAAAAAGCACGAGTCGTACGTCTCCGTGCTCCTAGGTTGGAAGCGCCCGGTGGGCTCTTGCTGCCTGACTACGTTGCAAGGTTGGCGATGTTCAAGAAGGAGGTCGAGGAGCTTTCTGAACAGTTACTGCCGGGCGATATTGTCATCAATGCTGCTGGACTCGCTGAACCAGGTTCTGCCGCCACGCCTCAACTCTTCGGTGCTAACGCACTCTTGCCAGGCGTGTTGGCATTGGCCGCGAAAAAATCAAGGGTACTACACTACGTCCATCTGAGTTCGGCGGCCGTCCAAGGAAACGCGAGCGTTCTCGATGCCTCACCGACGACGCATCCTTTCTCACCTTATTCGAGGTCAAAGGCCCTCGGGGAGTCTGTTGTCTCCGCAGTTTCTGGGAATCTGGCCACAACGATAGTGCGAGCGACCTCTGTTCAGGGTTCCGATCGAAAGACGACCAAGAATTTGCAGGCTGTTGCACGCTCGCCCTTTGCCTGCGTTGCAGCGCCGGGAACGCAGCCGACGTCGGTGAGTTCCATCGATGGCCTCGTCGATTTTGTCATCAGGACTGCATTTAGCCCTGATGGTTTACTCAGAATTCAATTACAGCCCTGGGAAGGTGGAACTGTTTCCTCTGTCCTCGCTGCGGCCAGTGGAGGCAAACAGCCCTTAGTGCTCCCTGCTGGATTATGTAGGTCTGTGTTGTTTGTAGGACGAAACCTTTCCCGCGTTCTCGGCGGCCAGCTATCAGGACATATCCGCCGATTGGAGTTGATGTGGTTTGGCCAGGCTCAGGATGGCACCTTATCGGCAAACTGTGGAATGACTGACAGTCTTGTTCGCGCTCTTTCCGGTTCTTCAATCCGAGAACCAAATTGGAGGGACTCATGA
- the pdhA gene encoding pyruvate dehydrogenase (acetyl-transferring) E1 component subunit alpha yields MTISADHTARDTANANQAGTAPAVDAVSEAVRKFGITVEDYMLPARHQIQMVDPDGRLKPEEEQGTEPGHEYPLPGDDELMAAYEQLVVGRRVNDQNSALVRQGRMAVYPSSHGQEACQVAAALCLSDGDWMFPTYRDAVAVMTRGVDPVQVMTIFRGDWHGGFDPLKHKVGIQCTPLTTQLLHAVGVAHAAKLRGEGTVVLAMCGDGATSEGDFHEALNFAAVFHLPVIFFVQNNKYAISVPLAHQSVAPSLAHKAVGYGMAGERVDGNDVVALLAVLDRAVKLAREGSGPLLVEANTYRMQAHTNADDATRYRQDSEVAEWQAKDPVNRMRTYLTDRGLLDDQAEARILEHAEAVATQLRDGLSEEVPVDPQELFRHVFEKPTPQLKEQSALLADELARDAASQNPASQEAAK; encoded by the coding sequence ATGACGATCTCCGCAGACCACACCGCAAGGGACACTGCCAACGCAAACCAGGCCGGCACGGCACCGGCGGTGGACGCCGTCTCCGAAGCTGTCCGGAAGTTCGGCATCACGGTTGAGGACTACATGCTGCCGGCCCGGCACCAGATCCAGATGGTGGACCCGGACGGCCGGCTCAAGCCTGAGGAGGAACAGGGCACAGAACCCGGCCACGAGTACCCGCTGCCCGGCGATGACGAACTGATGGCAGCCTACGAACAGCTCGTCGTCGGACGCCGGGTCAATGACCAGAACTCGGCGCTCGTCCGGCAGGGCCGCATGGCCGTATACCCCTCCAGCCACGGCCAGGAAGCCTGCCAGGTGGCCGCCGCGCTGTGCCTTTCCGACGGAGACTGGATGTTCCCCACCTACCGCGACGCCGTCGCCGTGATGACGCGCGGCGTGGACCCCGTCCAGGTGATGACCATCTTCCGCGGCGACTGGCACGGCGGGTTCGACCCCCTCAAGCATAAGGTGGGGATCCAGTGCACCCCGCTGACCACCCAGCTGCTCCACGCCGTCGGCGTTGCCCACGCAGCCAAGCTCCGCGGTGAGGGCACCGTGGTGCTGGCCATGTGCGGCGACGGCGCCACCAGCGAAGGCGATTTCCACGAGGCCCTGAACTTCGCGGCGGTCTTCCACCTGCCGGTGATCTTCTTCGTGCAGAACAACAAGTACGCCATCTCGGTGCCGCTGGCACACCAGTCCGTGGCGCCGTCGCTCGCCCACAAGGCTGTGGGCTACGGCATGGCGGGCGAACGCGTGGACGGCAACGACGTCGTCGCGCTCCTCGCCGTCCTGGACCGGGCCGTGAAACTGGCCAGGGAAGGCTCCGGCCCCCTGCTGGTGGAAGCCAACACCTACCGGATGCAGGCCCACACCAACGCCGACGACGCCACCCGCTACCGGCAGGACAGCGAGGTTGCCGAATGGCAGGCCAAGGACCCGGTCAACCGGATGCGGACCTACCTCACGGACCGCGGTCTGCTGGACGACCAGGCCGAGGCACGGATTCTCGAGCATGCCGAAGCCGTGGCCACGCAGCTGCGTGACGGACTCAGCGAGGAGGTTCCGGTGGACCCGCAGGAGCTCTTCCGCCACGTCTTCGAAAAGCCCACACCGCAGCTGAAGGAACAGTCCGCCCTGCTCGCCGACGAACTCGCCCGCGACGCCGCATCCCAGAACCCCGCATCCCAGGAGGCCGCAAAGTGA